From a single Vitis vinifera cultivar Pinot Noir 40024 chromosome 18, ASM3070453v1 genomic region:
- the LOC100258135 gene encoding tetraspanin-8-like — translation MVHFSNVLIAILNILTMLIVVASLAVGIYFHILGETHCQKFLQTPLLVLGAFLFMVSLCELVGSTCKLQNHLANDKNWGRIKSCLMDTDICSRLKKEINDNVVAFYRKNLSAIQSSCYKPPTYCGFEFKNATLWVLPMPRNGDRWRWCPEVPPVKALMACGLLPSQSGNRMDDVVSQNRLAMLAPSCSV, via the exons ATGGTGCATTTTAGCAACGTTTTGATCGCAATCCTCAACATCCTCACCATGCTCATCGTTGTCGCCTCCCTGGCCGTCGgcatttattttcacattcttGGCGAAACCCACTGCCAGAAGTTTCTACAAACACCGCTTCTGGTGTTGGGTGCGTTTCTGTTTATGGTTTCATTGTGCGAATTGGTCGGGTCAACGTGCAAG CTCCAGAATCATTTGGCGAATGACAAGAATTGGGGTCGGATCAAGAGTTGTTTGATGGATACTGACATTTGCAGTCGTCTCAAGAAAGAGATAAATGACAATGTTGTTGCATTCTATAGGAAGAATCTGTCTGCAATCCAGTCGAGTTGCTACAAGCCGCCAACCTACTGTGGTTTTGAGTTCAAGAATGCGACGTTGTGGGTGTTGCCAATGCCTAGGAATGGAGAT AGATGGAGATGGTGCCCAGAAGTGCCACCCGTGAAGGCTCTAATGGCGTGTGGACTACTTCCTTCTCAAAGTGGCAACCGTATGGATGATGTGGTGAGCCAAAACCGGCTAGCTATGCTTGCTCCAAGTTGCAGCGTGTAA
- the LOC100246114 gene encoding PH, RCC1 and FYVE domains-containing protein 1, translated as MADLVSYGNAERDVEQALIALKKGAQLLKYGRKGKPKFCPFRLSNDESSLIWISSSGERILKLASVSRIIPGQRTAVFQRYLRPEKDYLSFSLIYNNGKRSLDLICKDKVEAEVWIAGLKALISSGQGGRSKIDGWSDGGLYFDDSKDLTSNSPSDSSVSATRDISSPEVSVGFNSNTSPNSYRPENSVPPERSHVALDHTNMQTKGSGSDAFRVSVSSAPSTSSHGSAPDDCDALGDVYIWGEVICDNLVKVGADKNANYLTTRADLLLPKPLESNVVLDVHHIACGVRHAALVTRQGEIFTWGEESGGRLGHGVGRDVIQPRLVESLAFTSVDFVACGEFHTCAVTMAGELFTWGDGTHNAGLLGHGTDVSHWIPKRISGPLEGLQVASVTCGPWHTALVTTTRQLFTFGDGTFGVLGHGDKDNVAYPREVESLSGLRTIAVACGVWHTAAVVEVIVTQSSASVSSGKLFTWGDGDKNRLGHGDKEPRLKPTCVPALIEYNFQKVACGHSLTVGLTTSGQVCTMGSTVYGQLGNPQSDGKLPCFVEDKLLGECVEEIACGAYHVAVLTSRNEVYTWGKGANGRLGHGDIEDRKTPTLVETLKDRHVKYIACGSNYTAAICLHKWVSGAEQSQCSTCRQAFGFTRKRHNCYNCGLVHCHSCSSRKALRAALAPNPGKPYRVCDSCYTKLNKVLEAAANNRRTTVPRLSGENKDRLDKAEIRLSKSAMPSNLDLIKQLDSKAAKQGKKADTFSLVRPSQAPLLQLKDVVLFSAVDLRRTVPRPILTPSGVSSRSVSPFSRKPSPPRSATPVPTTSGLSFSKSIADSLKKTNELLNQEVLKLRGQVESLRERCELQELELQKSAKKVQEAMVVATEESAKSKAAKEVIKSLTAQLKDMAERLPPGVYDAECMRPAYLLNGLEPNGIHYPDSNGERHSRSDSINGSCLASPTGTYSAVINGTQGSTQLMRDPLGTNEANPYQQNLGLLTSNVRDENPDIGMPNGGGGVRTSSSSVSEAVGCKDSGPLQDGEGGTKSRNSTLSDNSQVEAEWIEQYEPGVYITLVALRDGTRDLKRVRFSRRRFGEHQAENWWSENREKVYERYNVRGSDKSSVSGQAARRSEGGTSPSSRL; from the exons ATGGCAGATCTTGTTAGCTACGGTAATGCAGAGCGTGACGTCGAgcag GCATTAATTGCTCTTAAGAAGGGTGCTCAACTGCTTAAATATGGTCGTAAAGGGAAGCCCAAATTTTGTCCTTTTAGACTTTCCAAT GATGAATCATCTCTGATCTGGATTTCAAGTAGTGGTGAAAGAATTTTGAAGTTAGCTTCTGTCTCTAGAATTATTCCTGGACAAAGAACT GCTGTTTTCCAACGATATCTACGTCCTGAGAAGGATTATTTGTCATTTTCTCTTATATACAACAACGGAAAGCGATCTCTTGATCTG ATTTGCAAGGACAAAGTTGAGGCAGAAGTGTGGATTGCTGGGCTCAAAGCTTTGATTTCCTCTGGTCAAGGTGGGCGCTCCAAAATTGATGGATGGAGTGATGGAGGCCTCTACTTTGAT GACAGCAAAGACTTGACTTCGAATAGTCCAAGTGACAGTTCAGTCAGTGCTACACGAGACATTAGCTCTCCAGAAGTTTCTGTCGGTTTCAACTCAAATACTTCTCCCAATAGCTATCGGCCTGAAAATTCTGTGCCTCCTGAAAGGTCACATGTAGCATTAGACCACACAAATATGCAAACAAAAGGATCTGGTTCAGATGCTTTTCGAGTAAGTGTTTCTAGTGCTCCCAGCACTTCCAGTCATGGTTCGGCCCCAGATGATTGTGATGCTTTAGGAGATGTATATATATGGGGTGAGGTTATATGCGATAATTTGGTCAAGGTTGGGGCTGATAAAAATGCTAATTATTTGACCACCAGGGCAGATTTGCTCCTTCCCAAGCCATTGGAGTCCAATGTTGTTTTGGATGTACATCATATAGCCTGTGGTGTCAGGCATGCTGCCCTAGTTACAAGGCAAGGTGAAATTTTTACATGGGGTGAAGAATCTGGAGGAAGGCTCGGCCATGGCGTTGGGAGAGATGTCATTCAACCTCGTCTAGTTGAATCTTTAGCTTTTACTAGTGTTGATTTTGTTGCCTGTGGAGAGTTCCACACTTGTGCTGTTACGATGGCTGGCGAACTCTTTACATGGGGAGATGGCACGCATAATGCTGGACTACTTGGTCATGGTACTGATGTTAGTCACTGGATACCCAAGAGAATTTCAGGTCCTCTTGAGGGACTTCAAGTTGCTTCAGTAACTTGTGGTCCATGGCACACAGCTTTAGTGACAACAACAAGACAGCTCTTTACATTTGGTGATGGGACATTTGGTGTATTGGGCCATGGTGACAAGGACAATGTTGCATATCCAAGAGAAGTAGAATCTTTATCTGGATTGAGAACAATTGCTGTTGCATGTGGGGTTTGGCACACTGCTGCTGTGGTTGAGGTTATTGTAACACAGTCTAGTGCAAGTGTTTCATCAGGAAAATTATTTACTTGGGGTGATGGAGATAAAAACCGTCTTGGACATGGAGACAAGGAACCCAGGCTTAAACCCACATGCGTGCCAGCACTTATTGAGtacaattttcaaaaagttGCTTGTGGGCATAGTTTAACTGTTGGGTTGACCACGTCAGGACAAGTTTGTACCATGGGAAGTACTGTCTATGGCCAACTTGGGAACCCCCAATCTGATGGAAAGCTACCTTGCTTTGTAGAAGATAAGCTTCTTGGGGAATGTGTTGAAGAGATTGCCTGTGGTGCGTACCATGTAGCAGTATTAACATCTAGGAATGAGGTTTATACATGGGGAAAGGGGGCTAATGGGAGGTTGGGCCATGGAGATATTGAAGATAGAAAAACACCAACTCTGGTTGAAACTTTGAAGGATAGACATGTCAAATATATTGCTTGTGGTTCAAACTACACAGCAGCTATATGTCTTCATAAATGGGTGTCTGGTGCTGAGCAGTCTCAATGCTCAACCTGTAGACAGGCGTTTGGGTTTACTCGAAAGAGGCACAATTGCTACAATTGTGGACTTGTGCACTGTCATTCATGCAGTTCCAGAAAAGCATTACGAGCTGCATTGGCTCCTAATCCAGGCAAGCCATACCGTGTGTGTGATTCCTGTTATACCAAACTGAACAAGGTGTTGGAAGCAGCAGCTAATAACAGGAGGACTACTGTTCCCCGCCTTTCAGGTGAAAACAAGGATAGGTTAGACAAGGCTGAAATAAGACTGTCCAAATCTGCAATGCCTTCTAATCTAGATTTGATTAAGCAGTTAGATAGCAAAGCTGCCAAACAAGGAAAGAAGGCTGATACTTTCTCCCTAGTTCGACCTTCTCAGGCACCTTTGTTACAGCTAAAAGACGTTGTTTTGTTCAGTGCTGTTGATCTCCGACGAACAGTTCCGAGACCAATTCTTACACCATCTGGAGTTAGTTCTAGGTCTGTGTCACCTTTTTCTAGGAAACCTAGTCCTCCACGCTCTGCTACACCTGTTCCTACAACTTCTGGACTTTCCTTCTCCAAAAGCATTGCTGATAGTTTGAAGAAAACGAATGAACTTTTAAATCAAGAAGTGCTTAAGTTACGTGGACAG GTTGAGAGTCTGAGAGAGCGATGTGAACTTCAAGAATTGGAGCTTCAGAAATCAGCAAAGAAAGTTCAAGAAGCTATGGTAGTGGCTACTGAGGAATCTGCTAAATCTAAAGCTGCAAAAGAAGTTATAAAATCGCTTACTGCACAG CTCAAAGATATGGCTGAGAGACTGCCACCTGGGGTTTATGATGCTGAATGCATGAGGCCAGCTTACTTACTGAACGGTTTGGAGCCAAATGGCATTCACTATCCTGATTCAAATGGAGAGCGCCATTCAAGATCAGATTCAATTAATGGCTCTTGCTTGGCTTCTCCCACGGGAACCTACTCTGCTGTAATAAATGGAACTCAGGGTTCTACTCAATTGATGAGGGATCCACTTGGAACCAATGAAGCAAATCCATACCAACAGAATCTGGGACTTCTGACCTCCAATGTGAGGGATGAAAATCCAGATATTGGAATGCCAAATGGTGGTGGAGGGGTTCGGACAAGTAGCAGTAGTGTCTCTGAAGCTGTCGGTTGCAAGGATTCTGGGCCTCTCCAAGATGGTGAAGGTGGTACAAAATCTAGGAATTCAACTTTGAGTGACAACAGTCAAGTTGAAGCTGAGTGGATTGAACAGTATGAGCCCGGTGTATATATAACCCTTGTGGCCCTTCGTGATGGGACTAGAGATCTCAAAAGAGTGCGCTTCAG CCGAAGAAGATTTGGAGAACATCAAGCCGAGAATTGGTGGTCAGAAAATCGTGAAAAGGTGTATGAGAGATACAATGTTCGTGGGTCGGACAAGTCATCAGTTTCTGGCCAGGCTGCCCGTAGATCAGAGGGAGGCACCTCACCATCTTCCCGACTTTAG